Proteins found in one Arthrobacter sp. U41 genomic segment:
- a CDS encoding endonuclease domain-containing protein, with protein sequence MALLQHRQLLTCSSAAPFYRLWCVNSAGPLHVHHSRGDVFAGQAGHHGLLLEPHPYRPVAALGDVLIHAMRCLPFAEALVMVECAVGRGDMTLGFLRDRLPAKRNGRARQVLDWVDRGAESLLETLARTYFRQAGIRLEAQVHIDGVGYVDLLLEGTLIVELDGRHHGEWVQVKKDQRRNNVSVVRGYSVLRYYYDDVVHHPARMLAEVLAVLGRPPGPV encoded by the coding sequence GTGGCGCTGCTGCAGCACCGGCAGCTCCTCACGTGCAGCAGCGCGGCGCCCTTCTACCGGCTCTGGTGTGTGAACTCCGCCGGTCCGCTCCATGTGCATCACAGCCGCGGTGATGTCTTCGCGGGGCAGGCCGGACACCACGGACTGCTCCTTGAACCGCACCCCTACCGGCCTGTTGCTGCCCTCGGCGATGTGCTCATCCACGCAATGAGGTGCCTGCCGTTCGCTGAAGCCTTGGTCATGGTGGAGTGCGCCGTCGGCCGGGGCGATATGACGCTCGGGTTCCTGCGGGACCGGCTCCCCGCGAAGCGCAATGGCCGCGCCCGCCAGGTCCTTGACTGGGTGGACCGCGGAGCCGAATCCCTGCTGGAAACCCTCGCCAGGACGTATTTCCGCCAGGCCGGGATCAGGCTTGAAGCGCAGGTCCACATCGACGGCGTCGGATATGTGGACCTCCTGCTGGAGGGCACCCTGATTGTGGAACTGGATGGTCGCCATCACGGTGAGTGGGTCCAGGTGAAGAAGGACCAGCGGCGCAACAACGTGTCCGTGGTCCGGGGCTACTCCGTGCTCCGGTATTACTATGACGACGTTGTGCACCACCCGGCGCGGATGCTGGCCGAGGTCCTGGCAGTCCTGGGCCGGCCGCCCGGGCCGGTGTAG
- a CDS encoding NHL domain-containing thioredoxin family protein, whose protein sequence is MTETVRTHLRVRASELVGRNWLNTGGKSLDLEALRGKIVLLDFWTFCCINCLHVLDELRPLEQQYSDVLVTVGVHSPKFEHEADPVALAAAVERYEIRHPVLDDPELDTWKAYTARAWPTLVVIDPEGYIVAHLSGEGHADGLAVLIPELIAEHEAKGTLHRGDGPYVAPEPTSGTLRFPGKALFLPDGRGVGSPSEAGSWLVTDTGHHRLVELSTDFQTVLATYGSGDKGHADGNAATALFNEPQGLMLLPEDAAAEAGYDVVVADTVNHRLRGLNLADGTISTLAGNGVQRLLETGPARVDEEGAAYGARLEADPLQVSLSSPWDVVWSAKLNAVVVAMAGVHQIFSFDPRSGAVAIIAGNGLEGLLDGPAEEAWFAQSSGLAEDADGNIWVADSETSALRKLVIGDGGAVTVESAVGKGLFDFGFRDGKAADARLQHPLGVTVLPDGSVAIADTYNGAVRRYDPASGTVSTLARGLSEPSDVIVDHTQVAGAEPLLVVVEANKHQLVYVPIPKEAQQVDEGAARTHRPKSPVAPGLLELTVRFTAPTGQKLDDRWGDPTQLKISSTPPGLLLAGGGTSVGLLRTLELASDVPEGVLHITARAAACDGPEDADGEIPDHAACHLYQQDWGIPVLLQADGDTELVLDLRGMD, encoded by the coding sequence ATGACCGAAACCGTACGCACCCATCTCCGGGTCCGGGCCTCCGAGCTGGTGGGCCGCAACTGGCTCAACACCGGAGGCAAGTCCCTGGACCTGGAAGCCCTGCGCGGCAAGATCGTGCTGCTGGACTTCTGGACCTTCTGCTGCATCAACTGCCTGCACGTCCTGGACGAACTCCGCCCGCTCGAGCAGCAGTACTCCGACGTCCTTGTGACGGTCGGTGTCCACTCTCCCAAGTTCGAGCACGAGGCTGATCCGGTGGCCCTCGCCGCCGCCGTCGAGCGCTACGAGATCCGCCACCCGGTCCTGGACGATCCCGAGCTGGACACGTGGAAGGCCTACACGGCACGCGCCTGGCCCACGCTGGTGGTCATCGATCCCGAGGGTTACATCGTGGCCCACCTCTCCGGCGAAGGCCACGCCGACGGCCTCGCCGTGCTCATCCCCGAGCTGATCGCCGAGCACGAGGCCAAGGGCACGCTGCACCGCGGCGACGGGCCCTATGTGGCGCCGGAGCCGACGTCGGGCACCCTGCGGTTCCCCGGCAAGGCCCTGTTCCTCCCGGACGGCCGCGGCGTCGGAAGCCCCTCCGAGGCAGGTTCCTGGCTGGTCACCGATACCGGGCACCACCGCCTCGTGGAGCTCTCCACAGACTTCCAGACCGTGCTGGCCACCTATGGTTCCGGCGACAAGGGCCATGCTGACGGCAATGCCGCAACGGCCCTCTTCAACGAGCCCCAGGGCCTGATGCTGCTCCCGGAGGACGCCGCCGCCGAGGCGGGCTACGACGTTGTGGTGGCCGACACCGTGAACCACCGGCTCCGCGGCCTGAACCTCGCGGACGGAACCATCAGCACGCTGGCCGGCAACGGCGTCCAGCGGCTCCTGGAGACGGGACCGGCCCGGGTCGACGAAGAAGGCGCCGCCTACGGTGCCCGGCTGGAAGCGGACCCGCTGCAGGTTTCCCTCAGCTCACCCTGGGACGTTGTCTGGTCCGCCAAGCTGAACGCCGTCGTGGTCGCGATGGCCGGCGTGCACCAGATCTTCAGCTTCGACCCGCGCTCCGGCGCCGTGGCCATCATCGCCGGCAACGGACTTGAGGGCCTCCTCGACGGACCGGCCGAGGAGGCCTGGTTCGCCCAGTCCTCCGGTCTCGCCGAGGACGCCGACGGCAACATCTGGGTGGCGGACTCCGAAACCTCGGCGCTGCGCAAGCTCGTGATCGGCGACGGCGGCGCAGTCACCGTCGAGTCCGCCGTCGGCAAGGGACTGTTCGACTTTGGCTTCCGCGACGGGAAGGCCGCCGATGCCCGGCTGCAGCACCCGCTGGGCGTCACCGTGCTGCCGGACGGCTCGGTGGCGATTGCCGATACTTACAACGGTGCCGTCCGGCGCTACGACCCGGCCTCGGGCACGGTCTCCACGCTGGCGCGGGGGTTGTCCGAGCCCTCCGACGTGATTGTGGACCACACGCAGGTCGCCGGCGCCGAGCCGCTCCTGGTGGTGGTCGAGGCGAACAAGCACCAGCTGGTCTACGTGCCGATCCCGAAGGAGGCGCAGCAGGTGGACGAGGGCGCGGCCCGGACCCACCGCCCCAAGAGCCCGGTGGCCCCCGGGCTGCTGGAACTGACCGTCCGGTTCACCGCGCCGACCGGCCAGAAACTGGACGACCGCTGGGGCGACCCGACGCAGCTGAAGATTTCCTCCACCCCGCCGGGACTGCTGCTGGCCGGCGGCGGGACCTCGGTGGGACTGCTCCGCACCCTGGAACTCGCTTCCGACGTGCCGGAGGGCGTGCTGCATATAACCGCCCGCGCCGCTGCCTGCGACGGCCCGGAGGACGCGGACGGCGAGATCCCGGACCATGCCGCCTGCCACCTGTACCAGCAGGACTGGGGCATTCCGGTGCTGCTGCAGGCCGACGGCGACACCGAACTGGTGCTGGACCTGCGCGGCATGGACTGA